DNA from Prevotella sp. oral taxon 299 str. F0039:
GAAGGTGAATTGGTGCTTAAAAATCGCCAATGGCACGAAGCAAACAATACATATGGTTTTTCAAAAGGATTGGGAATTCTTATTATGTCGATTGGAGTTTTAACCCTATTGGGTATCTTCACACCTAAAATCGGTATCTTTGGAGAGCTACTTGTGATTGTGATGACAATAGGAACATTATCGTTCTTAGTGACAACCCCAGAATGTTGGGTGCCAAATTTGGGAAGTGAAGAGCATGGATTCCCGTTGCTTTCGGGCGCAGGTAGATTGGTGTTGAAAGACATTGTTATTCTTTCAGGAGCCGTAGTACTGCTTTCCGACTCTGCAAAGAAATTGTTATCTCAATGTAAATTATAAGAACTCGAATTTCAGATAATAATAAACGGTAAAGCATATTATGAGGCTTTAGGATATGGTTCTTGTCGAAAGGCAAGAACCATTTTTCTTTTTTAGTTCCCGAAAGATAAGTAATGTGAAAATAAACACAATGGGCATAAAAAACGATTTTATTTCCGATTTGTCGCCTAACTTCGTGTTTTTTCAACTATCTTTGCAATAATAATATTCTACAACTCATTGTATCACATACTAAAAGAAATAATAATGGATAATTTGAGAACCCTTTTTGCAGAGAAACTTTTAAAGATTGAAGCTATAAAAGTTCAACCAAACAACCTTTTTACATGGGCAAGTGGCTGGAAATCGCCTTTCTATTGCGATAATCGTCAAACCCTTTCTTATCCAGATATTCGCAGATTTGTGAAGTTAGAAATGGCTCACGCTATTTTAAAACACTTCCACAATGTAGACGCTATTGCTGGTGTTGCAACTGCAGGTATCCCACAAGGCGCACTTGTTGCAGAAGAATTAGGTCTTCCTTTCTGCTATGTTAGAAGTAAACCAAAAGATCATGGTTTGGAAAACCTTATCGAAGGAAAGCTAAAAGAAGGCTCAAACGTTGTTGTTATTGAAGACTTAATTTCAACAGGAGGTAGCTCTTTGAAAGCAGTAGAGGCACTTCGTCGCTCAGGAGCTAATGTTGTTGGTATGGTTGCAGCATTTACTTATGGTTTTGATGTGGCACAACAAGCATTCGAATCGGCAAATGTTCCATTGGTAACTCTAACAGACTATGAGCATGTAGTGGCAAAAGCACTAGAAATAGGTTATATCAAAG
Protein-coding regions in this window:
- a CDS encoding DUF417 family protein, with amino-acid sequence MKELVHGLLTVAANLNKFGLNFLRVGIFIVFVWIGGLKFAKYEADGIVPFVANSPFMSFFYEKEAPEYKQYKNKEGELVLKNRQWHEANNTYGFSKGLGILIMSIGVLTLLGIFTPKIGIFGELLVIVMTIGTLSFLVTTPECWVPNLGSEEHGFPLLSGAGRLVLKDIVILSGAVVLLSDSAKKLLSQCKL
- the pyrE gene encoding orotate phosphoribosyltransferase; this translates as MDNLRTLFAEKLLKIEAIKVQPNNLFTWASGWKSPFYCDNRQTLSYPDIRRFVKLEMAHAILKHFHNVDAIAGVATAGIPQGALVAEELGLPFCYVRSKPKDHGLENLIEGKLKEGSNVVVIEDLISTGGSSLKAVEALRRSGANVVGMVAAFTYGFDVAQQAFESANVPLVTLTDYEHVVAKALEIGYIKENDIALLDSWRSNPLEFGK